The following coding sequences are from one Buchnera aphidicola (Cinara confinis) window:
- a CDS encoding complex I subunit 4 family protein encodes MLLLILILIPFLGSFLSFLSIRLCLALPRIIAMFSIFFCFFISVYLFFYSFFGCKYNNIIANHWISEFSVPWVPNFGIFFHLGLDKLSLLMILLTSFIGIIAILCEWYHDYKNIEVFYFLFQLIIAATLGVFLSLDLFLFFCFFELLLLSIYYIIVIWGYKYIAIQYTRLHAARKFFIYSQLSGLFFLLSSMLLAWVHYNSSGIWTFNYCSLLNTPMSFLTECILMFCFFLSFIIKMPLVPFHSWLSTLQLFTPSSGSIDLIGILLKTSVYGFLRFSIIFFPRAIHYFSEFFLFFGIISVIYGGFLACSQNNIKNFISYSSISHMGIVFMALHSENIIAYQGVILYIISYALSTSAFLIMASIIHNHIKSYNIFYMSDIFSNNPLLLFLFLFFSLVNLGLPCTGNFSGEFMMLWGIFYSSPWLGIALFFVFILSAIYCLTFLNKILYESTNYKETFLEVSILNISMLIILVVILIFLGIYPNFLIHFIYDITAYLYQPYIPFF; translated from the coding sequence ATGTTACTTCTCATTTTAATTCTTATTCCTTTTTTGGGATCTTTCTTATCTTTTTTATCGATACGATTATGTTTAGCATTACCTCGTATTATAGCTATGTTTTCTATATTTTTTTGTTTTTTTATTTCAGTCTATTTATTTTTTTATAGTTTTTTCGGATGTAAATATAATAATATTATAGCAAATCATTGGATATCTGAATTTTCTGTACCTTGGGTACCAAATTTTGGAATATTTTTTCATTTAGGATTAGATAAGCTTTCATTATTAATGATACTATTAACATCTTTTATTGGGATTATAGCAATACTTTGTGAATGGTATCATGATTATAAAAATATAGAGGTTTTTTATTTTTTATTTCAATTAATTATAGCGGCAACATTGGGGGTATTTCTTTCGCTTGATTTATTTTTATTTTTTTGTTTTTTTGAACTTTTATTATTGTCAATTTATTATATTATAGTTATATGGGGATATAAATATATTGCTATTCAATATACGCGTTTACATGCAGCACGAAAATTTTTTATTTATTCGCAATTATCTGGTTTATTTTTTTTGCTATCTTCCATGTTATTAGCTTGGGTGCATTATAATAGTTCAGGAATATGGACATTTAATTATTGTTCACTATTAAATACCCCTATGTCTTTTTTAACTGAGTGCATTTTAATGTTTTGTTTTTTCTTATCTTTTATAATCAAAATGCCTTTAGTGCCTTTTCATAGTTGGTTGTCAACATTACAACTTTTTACCCCATCTTCGGGGTCTATTGATTTAATTGGTATTTTATTAAAAACATCTGTATATGGTTTTTTGAGATTTTCAATTATCTTTTTTCCTAGAGCAATACATTATTTTTCTGAATTTTTTTTATTTTTTGGAATAATTTCTGTAATATATGGGGGTTTTTTAGCGTGTTCACAAAATAATATAAAAAATTTTATATCATATTCTTCTATTTCCCATATGGGTATTGTTTTTATGGCTTTACATAGCGAGAATATTATTGCATATCAAGGGGTTATTTTATATATTATTTCATATGCATTATCTACATCGGCTTTTTTAATTATGGCTAGTATTATACATAATCATATTAAGTCATATAATATTTTTTATATGAGTGATATATTTTCGAATAATCCTTTATTATTGTTTTTATTTTTATTTTTTTCTTTAGTCAATTTAGGTTTGCCGTGTACGGGAAATTTTTCTGGTGAGTTTATGATGCTATGGGGTATCTTTTATTCATCACCTTGGTTAGGTATAGCTCTTTTTTTTGTTTTTATTTTATCTGCGATATATTGTTTAACTTTTCTTAATAAAATTTTATATGAATCTACTAATTATAAAGAAACATTTTTAGAAGTTTCTATATTAAATATAAGTATGTTAATTATTCTGGTAGTTATTCTTATTTTTTTAGGTATATATCCTAACTTCTTAATACATTTTATTTATGATATTACTGCTTATTTATATCAACCCTATATACCATTTTTTTAA